The window TTGGCAGAAAGCCCATGGAAGCCACGGCAGCCGTCATGATTACCGGGCGCAGACGTACACTCGTGCCTCTGTAGATCCGTTCGAAAATATCGGAGACACCTTCTTTTTTCAGGTGATTGAATTCGCCAATTAGGACAATGCCATTCAGCACTGCTACCCCAAATAAGGCAATGAAACCGACGCCTGCAGAAATACTGAATGGCATATCCCTGAGCCATAAAGCGAGGATTCCCCCGATGGCAGAAAGTGGGATGGCTGTGAAAATCAGGATGCCCTGCTTAATGGAACCGAAAGTGAAATAGAGTAAGACAAATATCAATAGCAGAGCCAAGGGTACGGCCAAGGAGAGTCGTTCACGGGCTTCCACGAGATTTTCAAACTGGCCACCGTAAGACACGGTATAACCGGGTGCAAATACGACCGTTTCCTCAATTTTCTGCTGAAGCTCTGTTACTATGCTTTCGACGTCCCGGTTACGCACATTGAAAGCTACGATGATCCGTCTGCGGGTGTCGTCTCGCTGGATTTGGTAAGGACCTTCCTGGATTTCCACTTCAGCCACCTGATAGAGCGGTATTTGGTGTCCGTCCTTCCGGGCGATGTAAAGGTTCTGAACGGACTCTACATCCTCCCGATTGGTCTTATCCAATCGGACCACCAGATCAAAGCGCCTTTCGTTTTCGTAAACCAACCCTGCAGACGCTCCGGCAAAGGCAGCCTGTACCGAGCGGTTTACGTCCCGGATGGTCAGGCCGTATTTAGCCAATTGATCCCGTTTGTAATTAATGACAATTTGCGGAACACCGGTTACCTCTTCTATGTACAAATCCTCAGCTCCTTCCACACCAGAAGCCAGCCGTCCTATCTGTTCGGCATACTCCGAAAGCTCATTGAGATCCTCTCCGTATATCTTAACCGCTACATCCTGACGAACCCCTGTCATGAGTTCGTTAAAACGCATCTGGATGGGTTGTTGAAATCCAAAAGTAACTCCCGGAATGACCTCCAGAGCTTCGGCCATTTTGTTGGCCAGTTCTTCCCTGTTAGAGGCTGTGACCCATTCATCTTTGTTTTTTAGAATCACCATCATGTCAGCAGCTTCTACCGGCATGGGATCGGTCGGGATTTCTCCTGCACCAATTTTTGATACTACTTGCTTTACTTCCGGAAACTGTTCGAGTAGAATTTTTTCCGCCTGGGTAGTTGCTTCAACCGTATTTTGTAAAGAACTCCCTGTAATCACCCGGGTTTCTACCGCAAAGTCGCCTTCCTCAAGTGTTGGAATAAATTCCCCACCCATATTGGAAAACACCCATAGGGAAGTGCCAAATAATCCAAGCGCAATGGCTAACATTAATGACCGTTTATGCATCGCCCATCGGATTGTCGGGTCGTACAGCCTGTGAAAGAAAGCCATGATCTTGTCTGAAATATTAGGCTTGTATTCTGTCTTTTTACTTAGCACAAGAGCGGACATCATGGGCACATAAGTAAGTGAAAGGATAAAAGCACCCAAAATGGCAAAGCTCACCGTCTGCGCCATAGGGCCAAACATTTTGCCTTCTATCCCCACTAAAGCAAGGATGGGCAGGTACACGATGAGAATAATGATCTCCCCGAATGCGGCTGAGTTCCTTATTTTGCTTGCAGATTGATAAACCTCCTGGTCCATTTCCTGCTGGGTAAGTTTTCTTCCAAGTTTCAGTAAACCCAGGTGATGGAGGGTAGCCTCCACAATGATCACCGCTCCGTCCACAATCAACCCAAAATCAATAGCTCCCAAACTCATCAGGTTGCCCGACACACCAAAGAGGTTCATCATGCCAAAGGCAAAAATGAGCGCAAGGGGAATTACCGATGCTACAATCAAACCTGCACGGAGATTTCCCAGCAGCAGCAACAAAACGAAGATCACGATCAAGGCTCCTTCAGCCAGGTTTTTGCTCACTGTACCGATGGCAGTGTTTACCAATTTTGTACGGTCCAGAAAAGGCTCAATGGTAACTCCCTCCGGCAATGTTTTGCGGATTTCCGCAATCCGGCTTTTTACGTTCTCGATAACTTCAGCTGAGTTTTCTCCTTTCAGCATCATTACAATGGCGCTAACCACCTCGCCTTCACCATCCCGAGTAGTGGCGCCATACCGTACTGCATTCCCAAGCTGTACCTTTGCCACATCTTTTATGAGGACAGGAATTCCATCCTGATTATTTTTGATGAGCATGTTACGGATGTCATCCATGTCGCTTACCAGACCTTCACTTCGGATGAAATAGGCACTGAGGTTTTTCTCGATATAAGCCCCTCCGGTATTCTCGTTGTTTTCTTCCAGTGCCTGAAAAATATCGGCTATAGAAACGTTCATGGCCTTGAGCCTGTCCGGGTCTATGGCGATTTCGTACTGCTTGAGATAGCCACCAAAGCTACTTACATCGGCAACACCGGGCGTACCCAGCAACTGCCTGCGAACTATCCAGTCCTGAATGGTTCGTAGTTCACGGGCGTCATATTGATCTTCATAGCCCGGTTCGGTACCTACCACATATTGATAAATTTCCCCCAATCCGGTAGTAATGGGGGCCATACCCGGCTGCCCCACTCCCGGTGGGATTTGGGCTTGCACATCGGCCAGGCGTTCGTTTACCTGCTGACGTGCCCAATACACATCCACATCTTCTTTGAACACGATGGTCACCACAGACAGCCCAAAACGGGAGAATGAACGGATCTCGTCCAGTTCTGGGATGGTGGCCATGGTGATTTCGATGGGGAATGTGATTAAACGTTCTACTTCTTCTGCCGCCAGAGATGGGGAAGAGGTGATAACCTGTACTTGATTGTTTGTAATATCCGGTACGGCATCAATGGGAAGCTGTGTAAGCGAGTAGCCTCCCCAAATGACCAGGCCCAGCGTGAGCAGGCCAATGATCAGTTTGTTTTTGACTGAAAATTGAATGATTTTATCCAGCATTTATTTTGCATTTTGAATCCTGATTTAATGAATTGATTGGGGCAAAAATGCCCATCGGTGGAATGCCGGACGGCAATAGAAAAACTACACTTTACTTCATTACGCAGTGCAACGAAGTAAAAGTCATTTAAATGTGTCCGGTAAATCAGGCCTTGGGGGGCTGGAAAGAAGATTCTGAGTACTCAGAACAAAGAGAAAAATTATAATGACTACCCTTGGTTTGGGTAGAAAAGTGTAAAGTGGCTATTTCTGGCTGCCCCAGTAAAGGGGTCATGAAAATGTGGACGTGACAGCACTGGTGCTGGCCATGAAAGGGTAGATCATCGTGATCAGAATCATCGTGGTGCCCTTGAGCATCACCCGTATCATTGAAATAAACTTCAGCCAAAAAATCCAAAAATGAATCCCCATCAAATTCCTGATGTTCTTCGTAGTGATCAAAAAGGTTGGGGAGCTTTTGCAGCTCGCAACATAAATCCATACCAGGTGCCATTGCCTGCATCAGGAACAGAAAACTGAACGATATGGATAAGATGGAATTCATTTACCTGCAAATATACGCAAAATAAAGGTGCAAGGGTAGTGCATTTTTTTCACTACCATTGCACTATCCTTATTTCAAAAAAATAGCAGCGTTATAACAACATCTTCCTTTTCAGCAATTGCGCATTAATGGCCACTATGACCGTACTCAGGCTCATGAATACTGCGCCTATAGCAGGACTAATCACCAGACCCGGAATAAATCCTGTGGCCAAAGGCAATGCAATTGCGTTGTAGCCGGTAGCCCAGGCGAGGTTCTGGATCATCTTGTTGTAGGTGGCTCTGCCAAACAGTACCAGGTTGGCAATGTCCTTTGGGTTGCTGTTAACCAATATGATATCGGCTGTTTCGGCTGCCACATCGGTACCTGAACCTACAGCAATACCCACATTGGCTTGTGCCAGTGCAGGGGCATCATTTACCCCATCACCCGTCATGGCTACAAAGTGCCCTTCTTTTTGGAGTTTCTTAATGATTTCCACTTTTTGATGGGGCAGTACTTCACTGTAGTAGCCATCCAGCCCGAGTTTTTCACTGACTGCCTTGGCGGTTTTCTCATTGTCCCCGGTAGCCATGTAGAGCTTCATGCCTTTTTCCCGAAGCGTTTCGATGGCCTTAGGGCTTTCTTCCCTGATTTGATCGGACAAGGCTATGAAGCCAATCAACTTTTCTTCCAAAAGCACAAAAACTATGGTTTCTGCGGCATCAGATCCTGCCTGTTCAGGGATGTTTATGTTGTTTTCTTTCAGATAGCCGGGGCTGACCACTTTCCAGTTTTGTCCATCGATCTTGCCCTGAATGCCCTTGGCCGTCAGCGATTCAAAATTTTCAACCTTTTTCAATGCCAGGCCTGCCTCTTTCGCTGCTTTCACAATGCCTTGTGCAATTGGGTGCTCCGATTGCTGCTCCAGCGAAGCGGCAAAGGACAGCAGTTCATTTTTGTTCATATCATCAGAAAGGCTCTCATATCGTGAGACACCAAATTTGCCTTCGGTCAACGTGCCTGTTTTGTCAAACACCATTGCGGTAATCTTCCGAGCATTTTCAAAAGCAGTACGGTTGCGGATCAGCAAGCCTTTTCCTGCTGAAACAGCAGTGGAAATGGCTACAACTAGTGGTATGGCCAAACCCAACGCATGTGGACAGGATATAACCATGACGGTCACCATTCGTTCCAATGCAAAATCTAAAGGCTTACCCAAGCTGATCCAGGTCACCAGCGTAGCTGTACCGGCACCAATGGCGATGAACGTGAGCCATCTGGCGGCAATGTTGGCCAGGTTTTGGGTTTTCGATTTGGCTTTCTGAGCCTCTTCCACCAGCGTGATCACTTTATTGAGGTAGCTTTCTTTCCCGGTTTTGGACACTTTCACCTTGATGGATTGGCTGCCATTTACTGATCCGCCAATGACCGGGTCGCCCTTGGATTTTTTCACCGGCTTGCTCTCACCGGTGAGCATGCTTTCGTCCAGGTGGCTTTCCCCATCCACCACTGTACCGTCCGCAGGTATTTTTTCATTGGCTTTTATCAGGATGATATCCTCCTTTTTCAGTTCATCCACTTTGATGTCCTTGATATCGTCACCCTGTACCAAATGCGCCTCGGACGGCATCATCTGTACTAATAATTCGAGAGCCTTCGATGCTCCCATTACTGATTTCATCTCGATCCAGTGCCCTAGCAGCATGATGACAATCAGTGTCGCCAACTCCCAGAAGAAGTCCATTCCCTCCAAACCAAAAACCACTGCCGAGCTGTATACGTAAGCCACGGTAATGGCCACTGCGATCAGGGTCATCATACCCGGGTTTTTGTCTTTTAGCTCGTCCCAAAGTCCTTTAAGAAAAGGCCAGCCCCCATAAAAGAAGACAATAGTAGAAAGCCCAAAAAGGACGTACTGATCACCAAAAAAGGTCAGCTCAAATCCCAGTAATTGCTGGATCATGTGAGATAATGCCAGGATCGGTACCGTGAGCACCAGAGAAATCCAAAAACGCTTCTTGAAATCATCGATCATCATGGCATGATGGTCGTGGTGTCCATGCTGATGGTCTGATTTGTTGACGGTTTGATCATCTGATGATTGGCTCTTTTGGTGGTCATCATCGTGGTGATGGTGCTTGTGATGTTCGTGATTATGCTTTTCCATGAGTAAAAATTTTAGTGGTTAATCTGTTTTAAATGGAAGGGAAACACTTAGCTTTTCCCAAGACATGCGGATAGCGCCCGAACCCTCTCTTTTGTCTTCAATGGTATAAGTAAGCCGTTCTGATAGCGGCATTTCTGTTTCAGGTGTTACCTCGATCCTGATAATATCCTCTGCCTGATCGTAATCATCAGCAAGGTGCTGCTCCCAGTTTTTGTTTAGGATCAACGTCCAGCGTTCCTGTCCGGGGATAGTAAAGAATGCATATTTCCCTTTGGGTATGGTCGTACCTTCTATCTCGATTGCTTTGGAAAATTCTATGCTGGTGGCACTGTGGGCACCCGCAACCCAAACTTCGTCAAAAGGTACCAGGCCGCCCCAAATGACCCTACTTCGAACCGCAGGTGAGTGGTAGTACACAGAAACGTGGGCATCACCCACATTGCCATGCGCTTCCTGAGGGATGCTCTTTTTCGAATTATCCGATTGGTCGACCGTAGAGGTTGCGGCTTCCGGCTGATGGTGTTCGTGACCACCATTTTCACCTTTTTTGTTTTGGCAGGATACGATCAGCAATCCCAGTGCAAGTGTGTAAATTAGTTTGTTCATCATTTATTCTTTTTAAGTTTTGAAGTGGTTTTTAAGAAAGTTTTAGAGGATACTGCGTAAAGTGTAAAGCCTGATAGCACTGTAAATAGGCCAAAGACTGAAAATGCCCTGAGCAGCCAATTGTTAAAGTTGTCCCGCCCGGCATAATCCATGGTGTGGAACATCCAAAGAAAATCGAACCAACGCCAACGGCTGTGGCGTACCCGTTCGAAGTTGCCGTTACGGGCATCTACGTAGGCCGTAAGGTTTTCGGGATGCTCAAAGTGGACAGCCCAGGCTGGTAGCGGCCTGCCACGGTATTCATGATGGTTGTCGGTTTCAGTAATCCATTCTGTTTTTAGGATTTCCAGGTTTTTCACGAGATGGTTCTGTGCGATTTCGGCCGCCTCCGTTTCGGTTATGCCCTTTTTGATTTGCCCGGTCAGGGCATTGTAAAGCAGACTATCGTTGACCCAATAATGCGGTTGGTGATTGATGTAGCGAAGCTCAAGGGATGAAATACCAATCGTTGAATCCAATTGTGCCGGACTGATCAGGTTCCGGGGTGAATGGGTCGTGACATGCTCATGGTGGAACTGGTCTCCATGGATTTCGTCAATATCCGTCCAACTGAAATAGAGGCCGCTGACCGTCCACCCAATAAACTGAATGCCTATAAAAATCCCCAGATACCGGTGTGTTTTTCGGATGTAGTAGTTTCTGTTTCGTTTCATTTTTGGGTAGATTTATCTGCTCGACTTAAGAACCATTTTTCACCTGCAAAAACTAGTAGCATCACAGATGCAGAAACAATAAGAACCAAAAGGTCAGATGATGCCTTGATCCATAAGAAAGCTGCCAATACGATGAAATCCAACACCATCGCTGTGAGTACAATTGTTCCATTGGCTTTCACCTCTTTCCTCAAATACTTATATACACCCCAATGAATAATGATGTCCATCACCAAATAAAAAATGGCTCCTATGGAAGCAATTCTGGACAGATCAAAGAAAATAGTCAGGATGATAGCGATAAACACCACATACACCAACATATGCTTCTGTATTCGGCCTGACATGCCCAAATGACTATGTGGAATAAGTTCCATATCTGTAAGCATAGCCGTCATACGAGAGACTGCAAAAATGCTGGCAATCACTCCCGAAATAGTAGCTATTATGGCAATAGCAACGGTAAAATGAAGACCAAAATCTCCAAAAGCAGGCTTGGCAGCTTCAGCAAGTGAGTAATCTTTGGCCTGAATAATTTCAGAGATTGTAAGGCTTGAGTTCACAGCGAAAGCAACCATAAAATACACCACTGTGCATATCAATAAAGAAATAATAATAGACCGGCCAACATTTTTTTTGGGTTCTGTAATTTCGCCACCACTATTAGTAATCGTAGTGAATCCTTTGTAGGCCAAAATGGAAAGTGCTAAGGCCCCAATATAACTGGTTGCTGAATAATCAGTGTTTTCGATGGCTTTTGGTATCAACCCTTCCAGAGAAAAGCCCACTGCCCAGAGAGCTCCTATGGCAAAAATCAGAATTCCGATAATTTTGATAAATGACATGAACTGTGATGACTTTCCTATCAGCTTGTTGCCAGATATGTTAATCAAAAAAGCGCTAACCAAAAGAGCAACACCCAATATGGGAATCCAAAGTTCCTTGTTTTCAACTTCGAACAGTTGTAGGGTATAAGAGCCAAAAGTTCTGGCAACCAGGCTTTCGTTGATTACCATGGATAGTGCCATTAATAATGATGCAGAAGCTGTTATGGTTGATTTACCATAAGCTTTTTTCAAAATCATGGCTATCCCCCCAGCCGAAGGATACGTATTTGAAACTTTGATGTAGGAGTAAGCACTAAATGCTGAAATGAGAGCTCCCAAAACGAAAATGTAAGGAAACCAGGTCCCTGACAGTTCAGCCACCTGGCCCAATAATGCAAAGATTCCTGCACCGATCATTACACCAGTGCCTAAAGCAATTGATCCTAATAAACTTAAACTTCCTTTTTTATAACTTTCTTCCATAACTTCCTAATTAAAACATGACAGATAATCCGCCCCCTGCTCCGAAGCGGTTGTCATAGCTTGTCATCAGTGAAAAATTCTTAGAAAGCATGTATTGTGCACCGGCACTCCATACAATTTCTTCTTTGTAATTTTGGCCGGCCTCCAGACCGTTTACCAATCCTGCATCAATTTGATATTCGTAATAGCCAAAAATTGATAACTTCGGAAATATCATCAGCGATCGACCGATTCCAATTCTAGGCCGAAGCTCATTATCTATCCTTAGGTCAACATTGAACATATAAGGTGTAAACCACCGGATACCAGCCACGGCAATTGTCTTCATATCATCCAAACTATTCCTGGTGGTATTCTCAACATTAATACCTCCAAAAACCCTCAAATAATCGTACAGATAATACTCATAAGAAAATTCAGCTTCCAGGTTCTGATTCCATCCGTATTCCATTGATAAATTGAATTGATTGCGGATGTTTGAGGTGGTCAGATTTACGGTTGTATTATGTGAAGCAACATCTGCCATTCCCCAACTATAGAAGCGGTTGGTTTCGTGAATCAGTTTGGAAATGGGAAAGGGTTTCATTCTAGGGTCTTCCGGGGTATCATAGCTGACTACACGTGCCATTCCTCCCATCATGTGATAAAGAAGATGACAATGAAAGAACCAATCTCCATATTCGTTCCCGTAAAACTCAATTGTAACTTTCTGCATCGGGGGTACATTCACCGTATGCTTCAGGGGCGAGTAGTCCCCGTTTTCGTTGATGACACGGAAAAAATGGCCGTGTAAGTGCATAGGGTGGTGCATCATAGTCAGGTTATTGAGGGTGATTCGGGTAATTTGCCGCTCTTTGATTTTTATCTTGTCAGTTTCTGACAGTGGAATCCCATTCATGCTCCAGATGTAGCGGTTCATATTCCCAGTAAGATTGAGCAGGATTTCATTGACTGGAACATCCTTTTCGTAAACCGTTTTATTAGGTGATTTGAGGTAATTATAATTGTATTCTGAAAACATTTCCATGTTTTCCATCCCGGCCATGTCAGCCATAGGGTCACTTGACGAATCCATTTGGGAGCTTTTATCATTAGACATATTGATTCCGGAATGATCCATTTTGGAGCCCTCTTCCTTATTTCCGGCCATATTCATACCCGGCATATCATTATCCGGGTTTTTGTCGCCTTTCATTTGCATTCCCCAGTTCTCCATCATTTTTTGGGGATCGTCCTTTTTAGGATTAAATTTTAGGGCAGGAGCCCCCATGCGCATGTCCATTTTTGCCATTTGCATCATCATCCCTATTTTATCAGGGCGGGGAACATCTTCGGCTGCTAAAACTTCACCTTGGCCCAAAAAAGCAGAGGCTGTTCCCGAACCATCCTGAGCGGTGGCCCGAAATTCCATCTTTCCACTTTCCGGAATATTTACAATAAAATCGTAGGTCTCCGCAATGGCAATAAATGTTTTATTGCGCTTGACCGGCTCAACGTTTAGTCCATCAGCCGCAACTAAAGTGGGCTCCTCACCACCAAACGTCATCCAAAACGAGGTAGAAGCTGCCCCGTTAATAATTCTTAGCCTAACCTTTTCTCCCGGTTTGAAATTGGGATATTCCTGAATTTGTTCTCCATTTACTAAAAAGGCCGGGTAATAAATGTCGGCAATGTCAGCACTTTCCATTCTCTGCCTCCAGAAGTTTAACTGTGCTGCCAAAGCGCCTCTGGCAATAACCTGATTTAAGGGGGTAGCCGTACCTTTTCGCCAATTGTACCATTCAGTTCCTCGTTTCAAAAAACGGAGTACGTTCATGGGCTTTTCATTTGTCCAGTCAGATAGCATTATGACAAGTTCTTTATCGTAAGCCAGGGTTTCTTCTTTGGGATGGATGACAATAGAGCCAAAAACACCACTCTGCTCCTGTAGCATGGTATGTGAATGATACCAATAGGTACCGGCTTGTTTCAGGGGAAATTCGTACTTCTGTGTTTCCCCAGGCGCGATGGGCGGAGTGGTGAGGTAAGGAACCCCGTCATAAAAATTTGGCAACAACAAACCGTGCCAGTGAATGGAAGTTTCTTCATCCATCTCGTTTTTTACATATATTACGGCATATTCACCTTCAGTAAAAGTAAGTGTGGGTCCCGGGACACTGCCATTAATGGCCATTCCCATGACTTCTTTGCCTGCCTTGTTCACTGCCAGCTCATTTATGGAAATGGCATATTCTCTTACAGGAAGATTATCAGTGTTGCCTTCGACTGATTTTTCAGTGAGGTTTTGTGCCCTCGTAGACAGGCTAAGCAACGAAAAAGAAATGGTCAAAATATAGTAGAATCTTAAGTTCATGATTTCCGTAATTAAATTTGATTTTTGATTGTTAACGATTTAGTGCCCTCGTAATAGCAAAATGACCCGATACGGGTATTAATAAAGCCAGTCTCCCTCACATCTGAGAAACCGGCCTCACGTATGTAATCAGGCAGCAAACCCTTTACATTGGCCGTAGTGGTTTTGAAACCATCCAGCAACTGCACAGTGTAAAAGGCCATGCGCATCCATCGGTTCTTTGCTTTGCCCCAATCGCCAATGATGAGCTTGCCGCCCGGCTTCAATACACGGTAGATTTCCCTGAAACAATGTGGCCTTGGTTTCATCATCCAATTGGTGAAATACCAGACAACTGTAAGCCTTGTCAAAAACAGCATCATCATAGGGAAAAATATCTCCATTGTAGAGTTGGAGGTCAACCAAGATGTCTTTGTCTTTGAGTTTTGAAAAAGCTATTTCCCTTACTTTCGGATCAATGTCCAATCCGAAAAATGAAGAGTTGGGAGACTGTGAAGAGGCAATCGCCAGATTGGCTCCTGTACCATAACCAAATTCAAAAATTTGCTCCAGAGGTTCGGGTTTTAAACGGTTAATTAACTCGTTTCTAAATTTCTTTTCCGGCATGGTGATGCGTATGGTAGCATCGTACCATGCTGTAAGAAAATCATACCCGAGTGCGGGTATGAATTTCTTCTCAGTTTTATGTACATGATCTTTCATTTTTTCTCTCAATTGTTTTTGTTCTAATTTCTCCCAGCCTTGGTAGACCAAACATTTATGTGAACCAAATGCACAAAAAATACAACACTGATCACCCTGAACAGTAATCTTACATTCACAGCCCTTACAATAGAAGCTATTTAGCTGCTCGTTATAAGGTATTCTGCGAACCTGCTGCTGGCCGCATACCGGACAGGTAAGTACCGAATCAAAAAACAATCCGGGCATACAGGTGATTTAAAATCAGTTAATGTCCATGTTCCAATTCCAAAAAATTACCTTGCGGCCCTACACCTTCTATGTGTACCAATTGTGCTCCGTAATGTCCTGCCTGTGCCACGGCATAAGCTGCGCTCAATAACACAACTGCCACAATAGCCATAGCCCATCTTTTTGATTGGAAAATGAACAGGTTGATTCCTTGCAATAGCAAGCCGATAAATCCAAGATTGATTGTCCAGTCAGCCCAGAAGTCGTGTTGTTCCAGCACGAGCTTGGCATGTTCGGTTAGTCCGTGCGTATGCGGATGGAAGTTTCTGCCGGCCAAGTACGCAGCAATAAAACCTACCAGCACCAGGGCAAAGGCTGTCCACGCCAATTCCTTTTTGATGAAATAGATGTTGACAACCGCCAGAAGGGCTCCCACAATCAGCAATACGATAGCGAAATGGACAATTAGCGGGTGGATTGTAGGAAAATCCGCAAGGTCAGCCGTAACCTTTTTTTCGTGGTGTGCATCTTGTGGATGCGCATCATGGCTGTCTGCCTCGCTGGTATGGGTGTGGTCTTTATGCCCTTCCTCGGTGGAATGAGCATTCATCACGGTATCCGCTTGTTGGGCGGTACTGTCTTGTTTGCTTTTGTGGCCGTCATGAGCCGATACGGTTGCTGTAGCAAATAGTACCAGTACAACTGCTTTTAGAGTATTTTTCATTGTCATATTATTTAGTTGGTTAATGATTGGTCTGTGGTTTTCTTGCTGATGAATGGGTTTGCCATATTTTCCATTGACCGTTTTCTTTTTTCAAAATGCTGGAGGCAACACCTTTTCGCTCAATAACTGATTTGTCATTGCTTATCACAATTGTGTATATGTAGGTTTCAGTGGCAAAGGCAAATGGCAAAGCGACTTCAATGGCTACTTCATAGTCACTAAACTTGAAAGATTCGAAATGATGGAGCTCCGGGCCCAGGTGGTTAGCCAGATAGTCCTGATATCGGCCTTCAACTTTGCCTGATTCAACAACAATTGATTGCGATACAAATAAATTACCTGTGCCCGTTGTGTCGAGGCTTTCAATGGCCTGTTTGTATGATTCCAGGACTTGTTTTACCTGGTTAATTTCATCCGACTGTTGCGCTTGAGTCTTCACGGCCACTATGGCAGCAA is drawn from Belliella baltica DSM 15883 and contains these coding sequences:
- a CDS encoding CusA/CzcA family heavy metal efflux RND transporter produces the protein MLDKIIQFSVKNKLIIGLLTLGLVIWGGYSLTQLPIDAVPDITNNQVQVITSSPSLAAEEVERLITFPIEITMATIPELDEIRSFSRFGLSVVTIVFKEDVDVYWARQQVNERLADVQAQIPPGVGQPGMAPITTGLGEIYQYVVGTEPGYEDQYDARELRTIQDWIVRRQLLGTPGVADVSSFGGYLKQYEIAIDPDRLKAMNVSIADIFQALEENNENTGGAYIEKNLSAYFIRSEGLVSDMDDIRNMLIKNNQDGIPVLIKDVAKVQLGNAVRYGATTRDGEGEVVSAIVMMLKGENSAEVIENVKSRIAEIRKTLPEGVTIEPFLDRTKLVNTAIGTVSKNLAEGALIVIFVLLLLLGNLRAGLIVASVIPLALIFAFGMMNLFGVSGNLMSLGAIDFGLIVDGAVIIVEATLHHLGLLKLGRKLTQQEMDQEVYQSASKIRNSAAFGEIIILIVYLPILALVGIEGKMFGPMAQTVSFAILGAFILSLTYVPMMSALVLSKKTEYKPNISDKIMAFFHRLYDPTIRWAMHKRSLMLAIALGLFGTSLWVFSNMGGEFIPTLEEGDFAVETRVITGSSLQNTVEATTQAEKILLEQFPEVKQVVSKIGAGEIPTDPMPVEAADMMVILKNKDEWVTASNREELANKMAEALEVIPGVTFGFQQPIQMRFNELMTGVRQDVAVKIYGEDLNELSEYAEQIGRLASGVEGAEDLYIEEVTGVPQIVINYKRDQLAKYGLTIRDVNRSVQAAFAGASAGLVYENERRFDLVVRLDKTNREDVESVQNLYIARKDGHQIPLYQVAEVEIQEGPYQIQRDDTRRRIIVAFNVRNRDVESIVTELQQKIEETVVFAPGYTVSYGGQFENLVEARERLSLAVPLALLLIFVLLYFTFGSIKQGILIFTAIPLSAIGGILALWLRDMPFSISAGVGFIALFGVAVLNGIVLIGEFNHLKKEGVSDIFERIYRGTSVRLRPVIMTAAVASMGFLPMALSQSGGAEVQRPLATVVIGGLITATFLTLVVLPILYYYFERGIKVKPGAVAPLLIIGLFFFQFQEVKAQESPASFQSLDEAIQVAIQNNPNLKAADLQTQQERALKGASWNLSKTSFSLTHGQYNSIYNNDNQFNISQSIAFPTVYTNQSKLAKARMEASEWRKNATQNELVQQVKATWYILWFEKSRRQLLLEQDSLYQRFVRTAGLRYQTGESNLLEKATAESQVAEIKVMLQQNQSDIEIYQTQLQTLLNLESPIDITVGNLKARESSVLLDTQGIANNPTLAWFRQQMEVAEREKSVEKSRLLPDLTVGYFNQSLNGPQDVDGNPVTFTSSDRFTGFQVGVAIPLFGAKAQGSVIKAAELRKQESEARLQAVTNELQGRLRSLIQQYQKFLTSLDYYEQNALPQAELILKQAQKGFESGEIGYVEYIQGLNRALTVRFNYLDILNQHNQTIIQIEFISGVQ
- a CDS encoding copper-translocating P-type ATPase — protein: MEKHNHEHHKHHHHDDDHQKSQSSDDQTVNKSDHQHGHHDHHAMMIDDFKKRFWISLVLTVPILALSHMIQQLLGFELTFFGDQYVLFGLSTIVFFYGGWPFLKGLWDELKDKNPGMMTLIAVAITVAYVYSSAVVFGLEGMDFFWELATLIVIMLLGHWIEMKSVMGASKALELLVQMMPSEAHLVQGDDIKDIKVDELKKEDIILIKANEKIPADGTVVDGESHLDESMLTGESKPVKKSKGDPVIGGSVNGSQSIKVKVSKTGKESYLNKVITLVEEAQKAKSKTQNLANIAARWLTFIAIGAGTATLVTWISLGKPLDFALERMVTVMVISCPHALGLAIPLVVAISTAVSAGKGLLIRNRTAFENARKITAMVFDKTGTLTEGKFGVSRYESLSDDMNKNELLSFAASLEQQSEHPIAQGIVKAAKEAGLALKKVENFESLTAKGIQGKIDGQNWKVVSPGYLKENNINIPEQAGSDAAETIVFVLLEEKLIGFIALSDQIREESPKAIETLREKGMKLYMATGDNEKTAKAVSEKLGLDGYYSEVLPHQKVEIIKKLQKEGHFVAMTGDGVNDAPALAQANVGIAVGSGTDVAAETADIILVNSNPKDIANLVLFGRATYNKMIQNLAWATGYNAIALPLATGFIPGLVISPAIGAVFMSLSTVIVAINAQLLKRKMLL
- a CDS encoding DUF2911 domain-containing protein codes for the protein MMNKLIYTLALGLLIVSCQNKKGENGGHEHHQPEAATSTVDQSDNSKKSIPQEAHGNVGDAHVSVYYHSPAVRSRVIWGGLVPFDEVWVAGAHSATSIEFSKAIEIEGTTIPKGKYAFFTIPGQERWTLILNKNWEQHLADDYDQAEDIIRIEVTPETEMPLSERLTYTIEDKREGSGAIRMSWEKLSVSLPFKTD
- a CDS encoding PepSY domain-containing protein — encoded protein: MKRNRNYYIRKTHRYLGIFIGIQFIGWTVSGLYFSWTDIDEIHGDQFHHEHVTTHSPRNLISPAQLDSTIGISSLELRYINHQPHYWVNDSLLYNALTGQIKKGITETEAAEIAQNHLVKNLEILKTEWITETDNHHEYRGRPLPAWAVHFEHPENLTAYVDARNGNFERVRHSRWRWFDFLWMFHTMDYAGRDNFNNWLLRAFSVFGLFTVLSGFTLYAVSSKTFLKTTSKLKKNK
- a CDS encoding APC family permease — translated: MEESYKKGSLSLLGSIALGTGVMIGAGIFALLGQVAELSGTWFPYIFVLGALISAFSAYSYIKVSNTYPSAGGIAMILKKAYGKSTITASASLLMALSMVINESLVARTFGSYTLQLFEVENKELWIPILGVALLVSAFLINISGNKLIGKSSQFMSFIKIIGILIFAIGALWAVGFSLEGLIPKAIENTDYSATSYIGALALSILAYKGFTTITNSGGEITEPKKNVGRSIIISLLICTVVYFMVAFAVNSSLTISEIIQAKDYSLAEAAKPAFGDFGLHFTVAIAIIATISGVIASIFAVSRMTAMLTDMELIPHSHLGMSGRIQKHMLVYVVFIAIILTIFFDLSRIASIGAIFYLVMDIIIHWGVYKYLRKEVKANGTIVLTAMVLDFIVLAAFLWIKASSDLLVLIVSASVMLLVFAGEKWFLSRADKSTQK